In a genomic window of Acropora muricata isolate sample 2 chromosome 2, ASM3666990v1, whole genome shotgun sequence:
- the LOC136909181 gene encoding uncharacterized protein, with protein MIDIIVNDDEMVKKLIFTNTKKASNSEVFKNVLTQLNEKYNATTGKDFPFVVAQMRNKFKWCVSTCKKICLTVKTASGITRFIEDKGYGKWFNLLYVLVKTRDSCKPENACEPSALGRDADCIDYGINEADDEGEGSSTSSNFTNKSSDLPFKQKVAPVKKPTFKKRKTDQLGKALELLQAAIDHDPAKELLQILKEDMKASREQEMRQQGLLNSKVLFPNMKNSGL; from the exons ATGATAGATATCATAGTCAATGACGACGAAATGGTAAAGAAACTCATATTTACCAATACCAAGAAAGCAAGCAATAGtgaagtttttaaaaatgtGTTAACTCAGCTTAATGAGAAGTACAATGCAACTACAGGAAAGGACTTTCCATTCGTAGTGGCACAGATGAGGAATAAATTTAAGTGGTGCGTCAGTACCTGTAAGAAGATTTGTCTGACAGTTAAAACTGCTTCAGGCATAACAAGGTTTATTGAAGATAAGGGATATGGAAAGTGGTTTAACCTTCTCTACGTGCTGGTAAAAACAAGAGACTCTTGTAAACCAGAAAATGCATGTGAACCTTCTGCTCTTGGTAGAGACGCAGATTGTATTGATTATGGAATCAATGAGGCCGATGATGAAGGTGAGGGTAGCAGTACTTCTTCTAATTTCACAAATAAAAGTTCTGACCTTCCATTCAAGCAGAAAGTTGCACCTGTCAAGAAACCTactttcaaaaaaagaaaaactgatcaGCTTGGCAAAGCTCTTGAACTGCTTCAAGCTGCTATAGATCATGACCCTGCTAAGGAACTTTTgcagattttgaaagaagacaTGAAAGCCTCCCGAGAGCAAGAAATGAG GCAGCAGGGGCTTCTCAACAGCAAGGTTTTGTTCCCCAATATGAAGAACTCAGGCCTATAA